CGTAGTTCAACAGCGAAGCCACCGCGATCGCCAGCGCTGTTGCCGCAAAGAATTGCGTCCAGTCGTTCGGTCGCAGCGCGCCGAGCGACACGATCACCACAAGGATTGGGATATCCAGGAAATGTGTGAACGATGCGAGTCGTTCGCTGCGGGCGCGTGCGAGTTCAGAAGTCATTCGCTCCACCGCGAGGGCTTCCCTCGCGAGACGTCGTAGCCGCATGAAGTACATCCGCGTGATGGTGTTCCCCTCGATGAACTCGAAGGCAAAAAGAAGGACCATGCCGGCAAGCCATGGAACGGCGAGGAAGCTCCACCCGTTGTAGTAAGAGACGATCAACCAGGTTCCGCTTGCGAGCAAAAGCAGCGCACCCGGAACGACCAATCCGTCGTAGAAGACCGCGATCAGCGTCACCGCCTGCGCAAACAATTTCAGATCGCGCACCTGACGGGATCGTACGTCGGAGACAAAGACGCCGATCAGGCCGGCCGACATGAGCATCAGGCCGAGCAGATGCGCAAAGCGTAGCAGGAGATAGGTATTCATTTCCGGTTCTCTCTTCCTTCGTGTTGTTCGAGCACATTCAGCCGGTTTCTCTACCCTGGGGCGTCGCGCGTGCTATCAGTAGCCGGTGAATATCTCCGCATGCAGGTCCTCGCCCTTGACCCCAGCGCCTCTGAGGAGTGTTTCCATTGCGGAGACCATGGCGGGCGGTCCGGCGACATAGTAGACGGGCGTCGCGACATCGCCGACGTGTTTCACGATCATTTCTCGCGTGATGCGCCCTCGCTCCATGGGCCAATCCGTGCGAGTCCCGCCCGTTTCGGTCATCGTCGCGATCAGCTTGAATCGCGGGTTCCGCTTCGCGATCTCGATCAGTTCGCTAAGGAAGGCGGCCTCCTCGGGACTGCGGTTGCTGTAGAAAAGAAATAGACGGTGAGGAAGTCCGCGCTTCGTCGCGTCCAGGATCATACTCCGAAACGGCGTGACGCCAATCCCGCCCGCGAGAAAAACCGCCGGCCTCGCGGGGTCTTCGTGCAGCGATAGATCTCCGTAGGGTCCATCGATCTCGACGGCTGTCCCCAGGGGCAAGCCCATCAAGCCTCGCTTAAAACTCGTATCACGGGATCGTGTATAGCTAAGCCCACAATCATTGATAGCCTCTCACGATGTCGTCGAGGGTGGTCTGGTCCTGATACTCGCGGCGCTTCTTGAGAGCGGCGAAGTCATGCTCGATGGGATTGAGGTCGGGAGAATAGGGCGCGAGAAACAGCAGGGTCGCGCCAGTCGCTGCGATGAGCTGCGCTGTTTCGGGTGCGGTATGAAATGCGGCGTTGTCCATGATCACGAGATGGTGGACGTTCAGACGCGGGCACAGCCGCGTCTTCAGCCAGGCGTTGAAGACGGTTGTATCGCAGGTGCCTTCGAATAGACAGGGTTCGGCGAGTCGCCCATCCATGCGAGCGGCGATGAGCGACGTGCGGGGCCGTCGATGCCCGGAAACCAGGCCGTCCACACGCTGGCCTTTGGGCGCATATCCATGCCGCCGCGCCGTCGAAGACACAAACCCGCATTCATCGATGTACACGGGGTGTTTGCCACGGCGCACGAACCGCTCGCGAAGGCGGAGGAACTGTTTTCGTCGGAGCGGGTCGCGTTCGGAATAGCCCAGTCTTTTTTTTACGGGTCACCCCCAATTTTCGCAGCGCGTTCCAGATACAGTGCCGCGAGACCTGGAACTGCCGCGCCCGTTCCGCTTGAGTCTGATCGGGCTGTGCCTCCACATGCCGACGTAACTGCTCCCAATCCAGCTTGCGGGCCCGGCGAGGGCCGGGACGCTGGTACGTCAGGCCGCCAGGCTTGAGCCAGCGGTACACGCTCGCCTCACCGACCTTGAACCGCCGAGCCGCTTCGGCCTTGCTGCCTCCACCGCGAACAAACTCCACAACCCGTTGGCGCAAATCTGTTGAGCATCTCATCCCACAGGATCGCACATGTCTACCGTCAATAGCGATCAGTAATTGAGGGCTTAGCCATAGCGATCACCAGCTCCGGATCTTGCGGTGGGCTGGCGATAGAGAAGATTCTGACGCGTCCCTCGGCGTCGCTCTCTGCCGAGTTGGACAGTGTCACATAGACGGCCTGTCCGGCCAAGAACTCGAACTCGTCTGGCTTCTTCACATGGAATGTCACCGTGCCCTTCGCGACCTCGTCTCGGGCCACGAGGCTCGTCGAAAAAGCTTGCGCAGGCCGAAGAAAGCTTCTTCGCCTCCACCGCGTAAGGTTTAGGCCGTCGCGCATGCTCAGGCTCAATAGCGTGAGATTCGTGGCGCCCGCCACGAGTTCGAGCGTCTGCACTGCGTAGAAGGCCGTATCGAATTCTGCAGCGCGCGCCTTCGACGCAAGGAACAGCGCAGCAGGGATGAGAATCAAGATGCCGTTGGCGGCGATCAGCGGCATGCGCCGGAGTTTCCTACCGATGAGCCCAGTCCGCTGTCCCTTAGCCATGGCGAAGCCGGAGCCCCCTGTCGCCGCCAGCGCCGGAATCAGCACTAGGAATCCCCACGGGATGGCGGCTTTAACGGTGACCACCATCGGCGGAGAGCCAAATAGCTCACTGAGTACGGTCGAGAGCCAAAACGAGGCGATCGTTAGGATAGCGATTGCACCGGCGATGGGATGGATGATTTTGATCATGGCGTGCCCTCTCTTCATAGAAACTAGATGAGCTAGGCGACACAGATGCCTGGCACGGCGACCTTCTGGAACAAGTGTGGAGCGGCAATGGCCGACGACGGGTAGGCCGAAAGGTTCGACAGGAACTCCGGATGAGTAAACGCGGCCTGGAAGGCCGCAGTGGATTCCCAGACCG
This Candidatus Nitrospira nitrificans DNA region includes the following protein-coding sequences:
- a CDS encoding DUF2269 family protein; amino-acid sequence: MNTYLLLRFAHLLGLMLMSAGLIGVFVSDVRSRQVRDLKLFAQAVTLIAVFYDGLVVPGALLLLASGTWLIVSYYNGWSFLAVPWLAGMVLLFAFEFIEGNTITRMYFMRLRRLAREALAVERMTSELARARSERLASFTHFLDIPILVVIVSLGALRPNDWTQFFAATALAIAVASLLNYAIPRIYPWGGEEETT
- a CDS encoding ferredoxin--NADP reductase; translated protein: MGLPLGTAVEIDGPYGDLSLHEDPARPAVFLAGGIGVTPFRSMILDATKRGLPHRLFLFYSNRSPEEAAFLSELIEIAKRNPRFKLIATMTETGGTRTDWPMERGRITREMIVKHVGDVATPVYYVAGPPAMVSAMETLLRGAGVKGEDLHAEIFTGY
- a CDS encoding transposase; this translates as MRRGKHPVYIDECGFVSSTARRHGYAPKGQRVDGLVSGHRRPRTSLIAARMDGRLAEPCLFEGTCDTTVFNAWLKTRLCPRLNVHHLVIMDNAAFHTAPETAQLIAATGATLLFLAPYSPDLNPIEHDFAALKKRREYQDQTTLDDIVRGYQ
- a CDS encoding IS630 transposase-related protein, coding for MRCSTDLRQRVVEFVRGGGSKAEAARRFKVGEASVYRWLKPGGLTYQRPGPRRARKLDWEQLRRHVEAQPDQTQAERARQFQVSRHCIWNALRKLGVTRKKKTGLFRTRPAPTKTVPPPSRAVRAPWQTPRVHR